The nucleotide sequence CTTAGCATCAAAACTTTTGCACCTTCCATCTGGTGAAAGAAATCCTCCTTTTGACTCTGCTATGGTATACTGAGGATTTATCATTATATTAACCCCACCTGCTATAGCCATAGAACATTCATTATTTTCTATAGCCTTACAAGCAAGATGAAGAGAAACCAAAGAACTTGAGCATGCTGTATCAATTGACATACTCGGTCCTGTAAAATTATAAACATATGACAATCTGTTTGAAACCATAGTCATCATATCTCCTGTGGCTGACTGTGATTCAAGCAATGGTTGATTTGCCGAATTAAACTGCAGCACTTTGTAATCAACTGTAAACGCTCCTATATAAACTCCTACATCCTTACCTGCAAGTTTTGTTGTATCAATACCAGCATCCTCAAAGGCTTCCCAAGAAGTTTCAAGTAAAATCCTCTGCTGTGGATCCATAGATGAAGCTTCTCTAGGCGTTATGCCAAAAAAGCCAGCATCAAATTTGTCAATATTATTCAAATATCCCCCACGAAAAGCATGTGTTTTCCCTATAGCCGACCTATCTGGATTATAGAACAAATCAATATTCCACCTATCCTTTGGAACATCTATAGTACAATCAACCCCTTTTGCAAGTATATCCCACAACTTTTCTTTATTATCAGCTCCGCCTGGAAGCCTTAATCCCAAGCCTATTATAGCTATTTTAGCCATTCTACTCATCCCCTATTGTCTTTTAATTTTGCTACACGCAGTCTCTTTAAAATGCTGCAACTCTTTTTAATATTTATAACTTTCCTCCTTTAATTTAAGTCTAAGTGTTAATCAAAAAGTAACTCAATTATACACTTAAGTAAATAAAATTCTTTTATTTTAAAAATAGTATCTTTTACAATATAATACCATGCAATATTTCTTTTTACAATCACACCTTTTTTGCATTTTTTGTAAATTAGTTAACAATAACTAAACTTTTGATATGTTAATTTAACATTTTCATATTCAGCTTAGTTTATATTCGTAAATTGATTTTAGAACATATGTTTGATAAGATTTAAGCAAGGAGGTAATAGCATGAACTTGTCCTTTAAAATAAATTCAATGTATATATGCGTACACAATATGGATAGAGCAATTAATTTCTACGAAAATTTGTTCAATTGTAAAGTTACTGGGAAAGATGAAATTTATAGCGTATTTGATATTAACGGATTTAGATATGGTTTATTTGCAAATAAAAAAACAGGAGAAAAGAAAATTTGGGGAAATAATTGTCTCCCAAGTTTTCAGGTTAATGATATTGACTTAATTTTAGAAAAGCTGAAGGAGTTGAATTGCCCAATTGTTTTTCCTCTTACTAATATAGGGAAAAATAAAGTTTTGGAATTTACCGACTGTGAAGGAAATGCTATTGAAATAACTAGTCCCATAAAGTGATTATTTTATCTATAGAAAGATTGTACAAATTAATAACCTATCTTAAGTATGGTGCATTTTTAGAGCTTAGAAAGTAGCTTGAAATTTAATTATTACCTTTATAAACATAAGTTTCTTAACATATAAGCTTCCTAATTGGTTAAGCTATTATAGAACTAAGTTGTTAGTTCAATTTAATCATATTAGAAAAGGAGAATACACTATGAATAATAATTTAGAAGAAACAAAAAGATTAAATGCTAAATCTGCTTCACAAAAATCATTTGCAAGCTCTAGTTCCTTCAAAAATGCTGCAAGCACAAACAGTAGTGCTTTTTCTGGTTCTAACAGTTTTTCAAACAGTGCATCAGCATCAGACCCTAACCTACAAGAAGCTAGAAGATTAAATTCTGAAGCTGCTGCCGGAAGATCTTCTATGAGCTCTAGCACAAGCGGATCAAATAATAGTTTCTCTAATAGTGCCAATTCTGATCTTGAAGAAACAAAAAGACTTAACGCTGAATCTGCTGCAAAAGATCAGCCAATAGGCTCTGGTATGAGTGGTACTTTTTCTAATATTGCCGGATATTCAAGTTCAAATAGTGATCCTGCTAGCAACGACTTAGCTGAAACTAAAAAATTAAACGAACAATCTCGTAGAAATAAACAGTAGTAATAAGTATATATAAAACTTTTAAGGGTATAAATAGTTTATTACAATCAATAACTATTTATACCCTTTTACTTTATATAATTTCTTAAAAATCCTAAAATTATTTTATTTTAATTATAAATAATTGCTTACAACTATGTGAATAGCTGAGTTCCTAAATCTGTTTTTTATATTAACACAGTACTTTTTTGAATATTCATCAACAATATAATTTCTATATAATTCTTCTGTAAGCTTTGTTTTACCAATAATCATAAGTGATCTAGTATTTAAATTTTTAAAATTTTCTGCTAGCCGCCTATGCTGGTCTTCATCAAAACCTCCACCTAATTGAATGTTACCGTAATCATTAAAAACACAATCATATGGTGGATCTAGGAACATTATATCCTTAGAGCTAGCTTTTTTAAATACCTCCTCATAATCCAAATTAAGTATTTGTGCATTTTTAAGCAGCTCATAATGTTTAATGTCTATTCCCTTTGCATTAAACCCCTTGTATCTTCCAAAAGGGACATTGTATTCGCCCTTTTTGTTGTATCTAATCATTCCTGAATAGGAGGTTTTATTAATAAAATAGTACACTGTTCCTCTTAAATACTTCCCGGTTGGGTAGTTAAATTCCTCTCTCAGCTCATAATACAACTTCTCATTCATACTTAAAACTCTTTCTTCAGAATTAATCATTTTCAATGCATCATATTGTTGCTGATTTTTATTGTACACATTCTCCAAAAATTCAAGTTCATTTTTTATCCTACTGAAATTGTTTTTTACATCCACATAAAAATCTATTAATTTAGTATTTATATCATTTATAATTGCATTTTGGGGCTCTAAATCAAAATATACCGCTCCACCACCAATAAATGGTTCATAATAGCTATCATATTTTTGACTTTTCAAGTGATGTATAAATTTTTTTATTTCTCTCGCCTTTCCACCCCTATATTTAATCATTGTTCTCATATTCCCTATTTACCCATACCTTTCATAAATCCTGTCTAATAAATTTATATAATCTCAATAAATAAAAATAACCCTATCCATATGTTTTTTAATTTTCTTTCATAATTATGACCATATGATTATGAATTCCATGTAAGTAATGGAATTATCCACCTCCTCATAAAATATATAATTATATTTACTTTTATCGAATGGAACATAACTTTTAAATACCCCTCACATTACCACTTTACGTACTTTACACTTCTATTTGAAAAATAGCCCAAAATATATGTTCCAGTATATTTATATTATTGATTATTATGTATTTAACCGTAAAAAATAGGCATAGAATATCAACATGACATTCTATGCCTATTTTTTATGTTATTTTTTACCTATTTCCAGCTTATATCCGCTTCTTTTCTAGGTGTAGTTCTAGCATATGTTACATTAGGGTATCCCATTACCATACAAGTTACTGCTTGTTTACCTTCATGTATTCCTAAAAACTCTTGAATTTCCTTACTATTTTGTGCTGCTACTATGAAAAATCCACTAAAGAATGTTCCAAGCCCTAGAGCATCTGTCATAAGCTCCATATTTGAAGAAGCAAGTGCTCCATTAACTTGTGAAGCTGCAGTAACAACTATAACAGCTGGAGCATTAAAGAATAATCTGTCATTCTTTACGGGATCTTCTTTGTATGCTTCATACATCTTAAGCCACATCTCTGCATATCTTTTTGTTAAAGCATTTCCGTTCTTTGAATCCTTAAGCATATTTTGTCCAATATTTTTAAGACTTTCAAATACTAAATCCTTTAGCTCATTTATCTTATCCTTAACAACTATATAGGAAACATCCTGCATATTACTTCCTGTTTGAGTAAATCTTCCTGCTTCAATAATCTTTTCTATTTTCTCTTTTTCTATATCCTTATCTTTATATTGTCTTATAGTTCTTCTAAACTTTATAAAGTTCATTAATTTATCAGCATCTACAGAAAACTCTTCTTTATTGTATTCTTTTACTTCACTCATATCATAATCATCTGTTGATACTGCATTCATAGGACAGACTGCAATACAGTGCCCACATTTTATACAAGTTTCATTGTTTATCTTTGCCTTACCGTCTACTATTTCTATATCCTTTGGAAAACAATCCTTTACGCATTTCCCGCATCCTATGCACTTTTCAATATCTACTGTCATCATAATATCAATCTCCTTATTCAATATATTTTGACATAACCATAAATAAAATTTATAATAGTTATAAATAGCTCTGTAAATATAATCTATAATATATTTAATAGCATACTCTTAAAATTGTTTACTTTCCTAGTATTAAAGCCCGTTTATCAATATATCAGAACTATTCTTCGTTATAATTATAACATTGAACAATTTATTGTGTCCAATTAATATTATTCACAATTTAATAACCAAAAGTTATTTAAGGAGATAGAATATGAATTTACAGCAATTAGAATATCTAAGAAAAATAGCAGAAACACAAAACTTTACAAAAGCAGCTGAAGAGTGTTCAGTGACTCAGCCAGCTCTAAGCAAAGCCATTTCAAAGCTAGAGGATGAATTAAATACACCTCTCTTTAAACGAAACGGTAGAAATATTGAACTAACAACTTTTGGAAAAGTATTTTTAAAACATTCAAACATAGCCTTAACAGAAATAAAAAAGGGTATTAACGAACTTCAGGAAATGCTTAACCCAAATAAATCGACAATATCTATAGCATCAACTCACTGCATAGGATCATATTTCATACCTTTTTTAATAGGCAACTTTTTAAATGAGCATAAAGATATAAAATTTGAATTTTGCCATAAAGCTACGCCTGAAATACTTAGGGATTTACAATACGGAAAGATATCCTTAGGCTTTTATGATGATCCAAATTATATCAATAAGTTTAGAGAAATTAAATCTGTACCAGTATCAAAGGAAGAGTACGTTCTTATTGTGCCAAAAAAACATCCTCTTTCAGATAAAACAGAGGTTTCTCTTAAAACTTTAAAGGACGAATCCTTTATTGTACTCAATGATAGCACAAAGGATAATTTACTTTCTTACTCTGAATTTATAAATCATACTACAGAAATTTCCGTACAACCTAATGAAGTATCTATGCTTGGTGGTTTAGTTGCGGCAGGTGCAGGTATAACAATAGTTCCAAATACACCCCTTATTAATACAAATGCAGTTTCTATTATTAAAATAAAAGAAGATTTAGGCTATAAGACTATTTATATGGGTTGGTTAGAGGACTCCTACATATCACCTCATATAGATAAATTCATTAATTACGTATTAGAAAATCAGTCTATATAGATTTTTTTATAACTTACTGAATTGTGATTTTTATTATTATAATCCATCTTCATAACCCCTTTTAAATTTGCAATAAATTCACGGGATGCTCTTGTAAGGTACTCCCCTTTCCTATATGCAACTACCAATGTATGCTCGAGGCTATCTATTATAAAATCATTCTCTTTTCCATTTGTGTTCAAAAGATATAACACATTCTCTGGAACAATAGTAAAACCCATTCCTGATGACGCCATACGATACGCTGCATCTAAATTTGTAATTTCGAGAATTATATTTGGTTTAGCTCCTATTCTCGAAAATATATCATCCACTATAAGCCTTATTCTCTGTCCTTTTTTTAGTAGTATAAACTTCTCATTTCTAATAAAATTAAAGCTAATCCTTCCATCAACACTACATATAGGATGTTTCTTAGGCGCTATAAGAAAAATTCTCTCATTCATAATAGACTCATATGTAATTTTTTCATGCTGCACTGGAAGCGTTAATATTGCAATATCTATTTTTCCTTCTAATAGCATTTTCTCTAACTCAGACACTATATTTTCTTCAACAATTATCTCTATGTTAGGGTACTCTTTATAAAATTTAGGTATTACAAGAGGCAATATGTATCTACCCGCTTGACTTGGAACCCCAATTATAACACGACCTTTACTCAAATTCGCTATATCATTTAACTCCTTTGTGAGCTGATTATTTAAATTAATTATATTTCTTGCAGTTTCAATATATTTCTCTCCTGCAAAGGTTAAAGTAATAGTTGCTGAAGTTCTATCAAATAATTTTACTCCTAGGCTATTTTCTAATCTTATTATATATTGACTCAGGGATGGTTGTGATATATAAAGTCTTTCTGCCGCTCTAGAGATGCTTTTTTCCTCCGCTATGGTCTTTACATATTCAAATTGACGAAAATCCAATGTTTTTCCCCCTTTTAATCTATTTTTCACTTAATATAGTTTTATCCTATGAACTATATAATATTAATAGTATTATACACTTAATTAAAATGAAAATATAATATAAATGTTCATTAACAAAAGATTTACACTTAAATACGAAGGGAAGTTATCAGAACTTGTCTACAAAAGATATTGATATATTGCAAAAAAACAAAATAAGTATTCCTAGCTTTGCTTGTGAATCTCTAACACTTGGTGCGCTATTAACTGTAGTTGGTGGTTTCTTAGATGCCTATACCTTTATAGGCCGTGGTGGTGTTTTTGCCAATGCCCAAACTGCAAACATTGTTCTTCTTGGTATAAATACCTTTAAAGGCGAATTTAAAAAGTCACTAATTTATCTTTTACCTATTATAGCCTTTATTTTAGGAGTTTTTGCTGCTGAAATAATAAAAAAAAGTTCATCGCTACCGTTTATACCAAACTGGCAGAGATCAATTTTAATACTTGAAATAATCATACTTTTTATAATTGGCTTTATACCTAACTCCGTTTCTAATTCTATTATAAATATCACAGTTTCCTTTGTTGCATCTCTCCAATACTGTTCCTTTAAAAAGCTTGGAAACTCAACCTATGCAACTACAATGTGTACAGGAAACTTACGTTCAGCTTCACTTTTGGCCTACACTGCATTTTCAAAAAGGGACAAAGAAGCTGCCGTAAAATCAATTCGATATTTTGCTATTATTTTTGCTTTTATATGCGGGGTATCTGTTGGTGGTTTTTTAACTTTATTTACAGGTGTCCATGCAGTATGGTTGGTAGATATATTACTACTTATAATACTTATATTGATGGATTTAAAATGAAAACAAGGGGTTATCGCAATAATTTTTTAGTGCGACAGCCCCTAAATTTTATTCTCTGAACACTATATAAGCTATGTAATTAAGAGTTTCATAGTAACCGTTATAAAACAAACTATTTCTTATAATAGTCTTTCTCAAATTCTATGCCATCAAAAGTTTGAATCTTTGGCCTTTGTTCTACATAATGCAGTTCATTATATATCTTATGAAATTCTTGAGGAACGTTTTTATCTATACTATAAAAAGAATCATTATAAGAAATTTTATCACCAAATATACTTATAGAAAGATCATCTTTATTATTATTGACCATAGTTATAGAAAATGCCCATCCCTTAACATGCGGATTAGGAATTTTCTTAATTTTTATAGATGTAAAAAATTTCTTTATTCTTTTTATATCATCACTGGAAGTAACTCTCTTCTCCATTACTGGATTACCAGTTCTAATAATTTTTATATACTTACATGAATAATTTAATAAGGACATATTTCTATTAGAATCAGGTTTACTAATCTTAACTTTCCTATTTTTAAAAACCCTCATACCAAATAAAATAACTCCTATCAATATAAAAATTAAGACTACAAATAAGATTTTTTTTAATCTACCTCTAAACATAAACTATTTTTTATATTATATATAAACTACATAATCCGACCAAGCTTTACTTACAAACGCTGTATTATTTCCTCGACTACTTATAACTCTATAAAATAAAGGCATAACTGTAATTTTGTGTTCAACAAAAATTTCTATAATAGTATCAAAGAAAGATTTTTCTGGTTTACTATGAAAATAATCGTCTTCAAAAATTTTTGAGTTTTCTTTTTTGTTTCTCTCAATTTTATTTTCCCATTCCGTTATACTCAAGTTTTTCAATGCAATTTTATGATTCCTCCATACTAATTTAAACGGAGCACAGGCTTTAAATCCTCCAGTTAAACAATCTAAAATATTTAGCTCATCAGTTCCATAGTATCCACCAGGACCATTGATTGCTTCACCTAATGCACAGAAAAAAGATTCATAAGTGGTGATATTATTCCCATCTAAATAATATGTTTCATAACTAACATTTTCATATGGTTCATAATAAGATCGTTTATAACTAAAATGATATATTTTAACTATATTCAACCATGCCTCTTTGTTTTCATCACTTAGTTTTATCCATTCATTTTTTTGGTTTGGTTTACCTGTTCTCCACTTATCCCAAATTTCTATTTCATCTCCAGCAGTAATACTATTTAGAACTACAATCAGAGATAGTTTTGCATCATTTTTAATTTTTTCTAGTTCATTATGTTTTATTTCTTCAATTATGCTGAATTGATATTCACCTATTGATATTCCTTGAAAATCTAGTACATCTAAAGTACATGGTCCTATAATAGTAGCCTTACTTTTTTTTAAGTATTTTAGGTATTCATCACATACTTGAAAATCAATAAGTTCTAATTTATGATATCTTACATTATCATTATTTAAAATAGAATCGCCATTTAACCCAATTATATTTTGGCAGTAGCCTACTAATTCATCATCACAACTTAATGAAAATTTATATTTCATGTTATCACTCCTATTGTAAATATAATTACATTAATTATTTACCGCCATCCGGAAACCATGGGCCAGGAAAAATCTTTATTCTATTATAATTATGATTTTCTACATAACCCATTTTAATAATATTTTTTGAACTATCATGCAATACTAAAATCATATTATTGGTTTCTATGGGTTTCCCTTTAGAATCATAAACAACAGTACCATCTTTATTTTTTTCGTCAATTTACCACTTATATCTTATTTAAAATGCTTTTTATTTTATTATATACACTTATTTATATTTCTCTAAAATAATCATCATGATATTCTCCATCTAAACCATAAATAACTTCATATTCAGCAAACTCATCATCATTGTATTCTAATCGTATTTTAACAGATATGTATTTATATGTACCATCATTGGTATCATAATTTTGCCATGTATTTATTACATAAGCTACACTGTGAAAAATTATTTTAATATCCTTTTCTTTTTTATCACCAAATACCTCATTATAATCTTCAGGTTCTTCCTCTTTGTAATAAAATATATAATTTTTATAGTTTTTTAAAACCATTTCTTTCACATCATGTTCAGATAACCATTCTTCTAAATTCATATATTAGCCTCCCTAATGCATTCCTTTTCTAAAGTAATCAAATATAATTTCACCATTACTATTCTTATAACCTAAAATTCGATAATCTCCATACTCTTTATTTTTTACTTTTATTTCATATGTATATATTTTATCTCCTTTTTTCATTCCTGGACCTTTTAGTTTCTTAATTCCATTTTGACCTTCTGCACCTACTATACCCTTATTTTTAGCTTTTTCAAAAGCTTCAATGCCTTTTTGTCCCCATTTTTTCTTTATATCTTTTATAGCCTTTGGAGTAATTTCGCTAGGATTATTATAGCCCTTTTCCATCTTACTAAGATAAAAGCTCCCCTTAGCAAAATCACTACCAAAATGTGAAAGAGAAGAGCCTATCATTCCAACACCGTGTGCAGCTACCGCAACACCAACACTTTCTACTGCTGGTACTGCCGGCGCAGCAGCTCCATCGGTAGCTAATGTTAGTGCTCCTGCACCAAATCCTCCTACCCCCATAATGGACAGTCCACCAAAAAGCTCTAATGTTCCTTGTACTTCACCTTCTAAATCTCCAGCCATTTTACCGTACTGATATGCTGCTAAAACTCCATACCTGTTTTCATTCTCTAACTTATATATTAATCTTTTATCATTATATACGCCTAATAAACCAGGCAAACCAAGTGCTAAATTATTGGCAACAGAAACTGCCGCACCTAATTCAAAATATCCTATACCACTTCCTACCTTACTTGCATATCCTACAGCCTTTTTCATATTACTTATAGTTTCTTTTGAATCAGTAACTTTTGAGAATTTCTCTTCTCCTCTAATTATAGTATTTAATTTTATACCATTGCCACTATCCTTATCTGCTTTTATTATAGCATCTTTTGCCTTACTTAATTGTATTGATAATTTATATAGCGTTTCTGTTACTTCTTTACCCGATTTTAAGACATCATCTATATTCCTTTGTATTTCTATTGATGAAGCTCCTACATATACATTTTTAACTCCATTTTGTGCTTGTCTTAATCTATTTATCGCAGTAGTTGACATATCCCCCATTTGCTTAAATTTAGATATCATGGAGTCCATAATACGCACTTCCATCTTTATTTTGTCCGCCAATTTACCACTTCTTCCTTAGTATAACTCATTTTTTTATAATACTATTTTTAGTAAATTATATCAACTATTTTAATTATTATTTTAATCTAATTAACAAACATCCCTTAAATTTTAACTATTATAATGCAAAAATTACGATAATAAAAAGTAGCTATAGGCAACAAAACAACATATTGAATTACGGCATAGTATAATTTATACAATTGACAATGCCGTAGCATTAAAAATATGCTACGGCATCGTCCTTTTGTTTTATATATTATTTTTAACTCTCATCTTTTTATTCTCCAGCATTAGAGCTGCTATAAAACCCACCAATGCTATTATTCCTGCAGCAATAAACATGTTTTTATAACCTGAGCTTATGGTACTCTGAAAGGTACTTTCAATTACTGCTCTTTTTTGGTCAATCTTATTCAAATAATCCGCCTTCCAACTAGAAAACACTTTATTTAAATCTATATGTGGCGCCATTTTAGAAGTAGGCCCCATCTGCCTTAAAATTTGCGCCTTTATTCCAGGAAGCATTTTATCAATTATGCTTGCTGCAAACTCCTTTAGCACCTTTACTATATTAGTTACATCCGCTGACTGAAACTTTGATATAGCTGCATTTGAAATCTTCCCACTGCCTGATAATTTAGATATATCAATTGTCCTTACAGCACTCTTACCTTGTAAAAAAACTGGAACCGAAATTTGCGGCATCACCGACATAATATTTCCTTGAACTCTTTTACCTGCTTCTGATATAAAATTTATCATTATATTCGGAGAAACTGCTACACCGATTGATCTTATAAGTGATAAAGTTGAAAGAGCCGATGCAGATTCCTTCTCATCCACAAATGATAACATCAAATAGTTGAGTGGAGTTCCCATTGTAAAGCCCATTCCGAAACCTACAAACACAAGTCCTATCATAATAGAAATAAAATTTGGATTTGAGGTTGTATAAAAAGCTAAGAAAAAGGTTCCAAAAACTGTACAAATCATTCCAAGAGCTGTAACAAGTTTAGCTGAATACTTATCTATAAATTTGCCCCCAAGTGGAGCGCTTACTCCAGCGAAAACAGACATGAAGGTTACTAAATATCCTCCATTTCCCGTCTTCAATTTCAATATATTTTCAGCAAACTGGGGAATGAATATAACTGCCATAAGTCCTACTCCCGTTATAAAACCAAGTATTAAAGTTAAAAGTATTTGTTTTTCTTTAAAATATCTTAAATTCAGGATTGGATCTTCTGCTTTTTTCTCTATAACTATAAATATGGGTAAAGTAATAAAAAATACTATTAAGAAGGGATACACTACTGAACTTCGTAAGCTCTTAACAATATCTGAAAAGTTCAAGTTAGTCAAAGCATACATAAGACTTAAAATCATGGCACTCAGCACAATGCTTCCTTTTAAATCCATCTTCTTTTTTGCCTCTCCAAGATTCTCTTTTAAATTAACACTCAGCGCTAAGATAATTAAGCTTATAGGAAGGTTTATAAAGAATATCCAACCCCAATGGTTATTCCCTGCTAAATTCAAAACAGAAGATCCCATTGTAGGTCCTAAAATAGTTGCAATTCCGTAAATGCCTCCTACAAAACCTAGTGCAGTACCTCTTTTTTCAGGCGGAAAGCTGACTCCTATAAATGCATTAGCTATAGGCATAATCCCTCCACCACCGATAGCTTGAATTACTCTAGCTACTAGAAAAAATGTGTAGTTGCCATAAAAGTTTGAAACCCCACAAAGGAAAGACCCTAAAGCAAAGGTTGCTATACTAATAACATAGACTTTCTTCCTTCCATATCTATCAGAAAGCTTACTAACTATTGGCATAGATACAGCATAAGCTAAAGTGTATATTGTCACCATCCAGACACTAAGACTTTCACCTATTCCAAAGCTGCTTCTTATAACATCTCTGGCAGGCGATACAATTCCGCTATCTATCGCACCCATAAAAATCCCCAATAAAAAGATTGCTAATGCAATAATTCTTTTTTTGTCTTTACTCATAATATTCCCCTTTCTGAACATTGTTCATTTAGATTTAAAAAAAATTATATCTTCATATGTTCATATAATTCATCAAATGTTATATATTTATTCTTGCTTAAGTATATAAGATTAGAAACTACAAAGTGTGTAAGTTTTTCAGATGAAAGTTCAGATTTTATATTACCCCTACTTCTTTCTACCTTAAGTATCTCTTCCACTTTAATATAAATATCTTTTATATCTGAACTGGCCTCACTTTTATATCCCTCCAGCATTGCAATTTCATAAAAGATAGATATATACCTATGCACAAATCCTTCTATAGCTAGGTATACCTTTCTTATCTTTTCTTTTAATTCTTCCTTTGAATCTGTAAGTGCTTCTAGGGATCTTATAGTTGCTTTCCAATCATCCTTAAAAATTTCACCTACAAAATCCTCTTTGCTTTTAAAATAATTATAAAAAGTACCTATTGCTATATCTGAATTTTTTGCTATTGTTCTTATACTTAGTTCTCTATAGCTTTTTTCCATAAGTGTTTTTCTACCCTCTAATATAAGTTTTTCTCTTATATTTTCAATTATCTTAGGCATTTTGTCATCCCCCAACTTTATGAACCATG is from Clostridium acetobutylicum ATCC 824 and encodes:
- a CDS encoding TetR/AcrR family transcriptional regulator, with protein sequence MPKIIENIREKLILEGRKTLMEKSYRELSIRTIAKNSDIAIGTFYNYFKSKEDFVGEIFKDDWKATIRSLEALTDSKEELKEKIRKVYLAIEGFVHRYISIFYEIAMLEGYKSEASSDIKDIYIKVEEILKVERSRGNIKSELSSEKLTHFVVSNLIYLSKNKYITFDELYEHMKI
- a CDS encoding MFS transporter, producing the protein MSKDKKRIIALAIFLLGIFMGAIDSGIVSPARDVIRSSFGIGESLSVWMVTIYTLAYAVSMPIVSKLSDRYGRKKVYVISIATFALGSFLCGVSNFYGNYTFFLVARVIQAIGGGGIMPIANAFIGVSFPPEKRGTALGFVGGIYGIATILGPTMGSSVLNLAGNNHWGWIFFINLPISLIILALSVNLKENLGEAKKKMDLKGSIVLSAMILSLMYALTNLNFSDIVKSLRSSVVYPFLIVFFITLPIFIVIEKKAEDPILNLRYFKEKQILLTLILGFITGVGLMAVIFIPQFAENILKLKTGNGGYLVTFMSVFAGVSAPLGGKFIDKYSAKLVTALGMICTVFGTFFLAFYTTSNPNFISIMIGLVFVGFGMGFTMGTPLNYLMLSFVDEKESASALSTLSLIRSIGVAVSPNIMINFISEAGKRVQGNIMSVMPQISVPVFLQGKSAVRTIDISKLSGSGKISNAAISKFQSADVTNIVKVLKEFAASIIDKMLPGIKAQILRQMGPTSKMAPHIDLNKVFSSWKADYLNKIDQKRAVIESTFQSTISSGYKNMFIAAGIIALVGFIAALMLENKKMRVKNNI